The Desulfovibrio inopinatus DSM 10711 DNA window TCTTGGATGTTCGCTCCTTCCGGCAAAAGTAACCACTTTTAGTGATGGCGAGATTCGCATTGAAGTCGGGGCAAATGTCCGTGGCTCTGATGTTTTCGTGGTACAACCCACGTGTTCGCCGGTGAATCACAACTTGATGGAGCTGCTTCTTATTCTGGATGCACTCAAGCGGGCCAGTGCCCGCCGCGTCACTGCGGTCATGCCATATTATGGATATGCTCGCCAGGATAGAAAGGTTGTTCCCAGGGCTCCTATCAGCGCACGACTTGTCGCTGACATGTTGTCGACGGCTGGTATGAATCGTTTATTGACGATCGATTTACATGCCGGACAAATTCAGGGCTTTTTTAATGTCCCTGTCGACAACCTCTACGCTGCTCCTATTCTTGCCGATTATTTCAAGGACGATGCAATAAGCGACCTTATGGTGGTTTCCCCCGACGCCGGCGGTGTGGAACGTGCTCGTGCTTTTGCTAAGCGGTTGTCTGGCGGGCTTGCTATTATCGACAAGCGTCGTGAAGCGCCCAATCAGGCCAAAGCGATGAATGTTATTGGCGATGTCACCGATAAGACGTGTGTCGTGCTTGACGATATGATCGATACGGCGGGAACCATCTGTCAGGCCGGTCAGGTTCTGATGGATAATGGTGCCAAAGCGGTTTACGCCTGTGCATCTCATGCGGTTCTGTCGGGGCAGGCTGTCGAAAGACTTGAGCAGTCACCTTTCTCTCAGGTCATTTTCACCAATTCTATTCCGCTCAATGCTGCCGCGCGCGCTTGCTCCAAAATCAAAGTTTTGTCCGTGGCCGGTATTCTGGCCAAGGCCATTCATAACATCCACACCGAGTCTTCGGTGAGCGTACTTTTTACTTGATGAAGACCGCGAGTCGAGAAGACCGCGCCCAAAGGAGATATACCTCATGAGCCAGTCCTTTTCCCTGAATGTGAAATCCCGCGCTGAAACAGGCAAGGGACCCAATCGTCGCCTGCGTCAGGAAAGCATGGTGCCGGGCATTTATTACAATTCTGAGGGAGAAAATATCCAGATTACTGCCGAGTCGAAAGCTCTGCGTAAGGTGCTGCAAAAAGCCGGCTATTCCCGTCTTGTTGAGTTGAGCATCAATGACGACGCCGCTCGCCCCACACTGATCTGGAAGGTTCAGCGCCATCCGTTCAAGAATGAATTCATTCACGTTGATTTCTACGGCGTGGACATGGATAAAGACATTACCGTCAGCATTCCTGTTGAAGTGAAAGGTCGCGCCAAAGGTGTGGTTCAGGGTGGTAAGCTTGAAATTTACCACGAACGCATCAACATCACCTGCTTGCCCGGTATTATCCCCGAGAAGGTTGTTCTTGACGTCACTCCGCTTGGTATCAATAGCTTCATTGGTATCAAAGAGATCGAACTTCCTGAAGGTGTAAGCGCTGTTTTTACGGATAACTTCGCCGTTGTCGGTGTTATCTTGCCGAAACGTGCATCGGAAACCGCTGGAGAAGCTGCCGAGGAAGAGTAGTCCTCTGTCTCTTGCGTCCGGGCTCTGGGCTGGTCCAAAACTGTTCTGGAGTTGCACGCGTTTTCTTTGCTTACTCGTTGTTTACGTATGCATTCAGCACGGTCGGGCGACGTTAATAACGCCCGACCGTGCTTTTTTTTATTGGGCATCGTACGGTTCCGCTATTTTTCTGTATAACCGGATGTGCCAACCGTATAGATCGATAATACATGCACAGGAAAGGGTCGGCATGGAGAACTTCGGCATCTGTTGACATGTGTCGTACTAGCTTTCGGCGCTTCCATGCATTTCAACACAAGAGTGTGCTCAATGGCTTTTGATGGACTGCTTGTCGGGCTTGGCAATCCCGGTGAAAAATACGAACATACGCGCCATAACTTTGGTTTTTGGGTTGTCGACGCATTTCTGGCAGAGCTCAATCGGTTGGGGGAAGATGTTCGTCCCATTTCGTTTGGCAAAGAGACGCTTCTTTACGAGTCCAGATTGTCACCAGGAGGAATGCGGCTTCTTTTAGCCAAACCGCAAACCTTTATGAATCGGAGCGGGATGGCTGTCGCCAAAATTGCCAATTTCTTTAAACTTGATCCTTTGCACGTGCTTGTTGCCCACGATGAACTGGATTTACCTGTTGGTAGGTTGAAGTTCAAACACGGGGGAGGCACAGCTGGACATAATGGGTTGAAGTCGATAGCCACATCTCTTGGTACACCTGATTTTTTTCGACTCCGTCTTGGGGTCAGCCGACCTGAACCTGGTCGCGATGTGGCGGGTTATGTTTTGAACAAACCAGCTCCACAGGAAAAACAGGCTGTTGATGCGGTTGTTGAAGAAGCCGTTCGAGGAGTCTTTCTCTTTTTTGAATCGGGCTTTGAGAAAGCGGTGACCTCGGTGAATGGATATAACGCTTGTCCCTGACGGTCATGTTGGTCGTCAAGGCCAGAGGTTTGCGTGTTACCTGTTCAAGACAAGCAAGCATATTGATTTCTTTTTGCGGTTTATTGCCATGATGCAATGTTTCGTTCTTCTTTTGAGTTTGGTCGTGGACTGTTTGAAAGTTATTTGTTATCATTACCAATACTCAATTAGAGTCAGAAGAGGATTCCTCATCCTTCCAAAGGAGCTCCGGCCGTGTTTTCCGTGGACCAACTCGTTGTATATCCAGCTCAAGGTGTGGGCAAAGTGGAGCGTATTGAAACGCAGGAAATCGGCGGTGCCAGCGCAGATTTTTTCATCGTTCGTATTCTGAGCAATAATGTCACCCTGATGGTTCCGGTTATGAATGCCGACAATGTCGGTCTTCGTCCTCTTTGCTCTCGAGAACAAGGGGAAGTTATTCTCGAATCATTAAAAGACCGATCTGATTTTACCGGGTACACCGGGCAGAACTGGAATCGTCGGTATCGAGAATATTCGGAAAAACTTAAAAGTGGTGATCTTGCCGACGTTGCGTATGTTCTAAAAGAACTTTTACTTATTGGCGAAAATAAAGAATTATCATTTGGTGAGCGCCGTCTTTTGGAACAAGCAACAAGTCTTTTGACGTTGGAGCTTGCCTTGGCACTTGACAAAGAGCAGGACGACATCAAAAGTGTCATCAATGAACTGTTTGCAGATGTGCTGCAAGATAAACCTTTGGAGTAGTTGCAGAGCAAAGAGCGATTTACACTGTACGATATGTACGCGCCGCAAGGATTTTTTACGCAAGATTCTTCTGTGGTCTTGACACATTTTCGAAATAGTATAAGTACCGCCTTGGGTGTGCGTCTGCGTCAGCTTTCAGTCGAATATCCCTAACCGATGCTATGCAGGTTTTTTTCTTGATCGTGCTTGCTAGCATGCGGTTCAATCGACCGATATAATTGAATCCTCATACTACAACACATTCCGGACATTCTTCTTAAATAATTACGACGGTCTCAATGGAACATATGACATCCCGCGGCGTAATGCACCGCGTGGGTAGTGCCTCATTGCATAAGCTGTACTCGGTATCTGATACCGGGTTATTCTTGTACGCAACAATTCCTCTTTCCTTGCATGGAGTATCTCAATGAATCTATCCGATCTGAAAACCAAATCAATGCCGGAACTTATGGAGCTGGCCAGCGAATTCAATGTTGAAAATCCAAGTGGTATGAGAAAGCAGGAGCTTATCTTTTCCATCTTGCAAAACTGTGCCTCGCAAAATGGCTCCATCTTCGGGGAAGGTGTTTTGGAGATCTTGCCCGATGGATTTGGTTTTCTGCGGTCCCCTATGTACAGCTACATGCCTGGGCCCGATGATATCTATGTTTCGCCGTCCCAAATTCGTCGTTTCGGCTTGCGTAAAGGGGATGTCGTTTCGGGACAGATTCGACCGCCGAAGGAAGGAGAACGCTATTTTGCCTTGTTGCGCGTCAATGAGATTGGTTTTGCGCCTCCGGAAGCGTCAAAAAATATTGTACTCTTTGACAACCTGACGCCACTCTACCCAGATCGTCGTTTTACGATGGAAAATGGTGACAAGAACTATTCATCTCGCGTCATCGATCTCCTCACTCCCATTGGCTTTGGCCAACGCGGGCTCATAGTTGCCCCACCGCGTACCGGGAAAACAATGCTCTTGCAGACCATCGCCAACTCCATCAATGCCAATCATCCTGAAGTTTTCCTCATTGTCTTACTCATCGACGAACGTCCCGAAGAAGTCACGGATATGGAACGGACCGTCAGTGCTGAGGTTGTTAGCTCGACCTTTGATGAATCTCCGCAACGCCATGTTCAGGTTGCCGAGATGGTCATTGAGAAAGCCAAGCGTCTTGTTGAAAGAAAACGCGATGTCGTTATCTTGCTTGATTCCATCACGCGCCTTGGTCGGGCTTATAACGCGGTGACCCCTTCGTCGGGTCGTGTGTTGTCCGGCGGGCTTGATGCTAACGCCCTGCAGCGTCCGAAACGCTTTTTTGGTGCAGCCCGGAATATGGAAGCCGGGGGATCTTTAACCATTATTGCGACAGCCCTCATTGATACAGGGTCCCGTATGGACGAAGTTATCTTTGAAGAGTTCAAGGGAACTGGCAATATGGATCTCTATCTTGATCGCCACCTTGCCGAAAAACGTGTCTTCCCCGCCATTGATATCAATCGTTCGGGCACACGTAAGGAAGAACTGTTGCTGCCTGACGATGTCCTCAATCGTGTCTGGATATTGCGTAAACTGCTTTCGCCCATGAATTCCATCGACAGTATGGATTTTCTGCTCGACAAAATGCGCGGTACAAAAAATAATCGCGAATTTCTTGATATCATGAATAAATAATTCCGGTTTTTTCAGACGGTATACGGTTTTCTCAAAGGATGCGTGTTTGCATGAAGCACGTGTCTTCGTCGGATTCTCACGTCAAGGAGCAAGGCCTCTTTCCTTGACGTGAGAAATTTTGTTTGCATTTTGAACTGTTGTCTTTCTTCCTTTCTGTTTTCACCCGCCTGTGTGTTTCGCATAGCGCTTATAGCGTGTTTGTCCTTTGTCTTTGCCTCCGCTTCCCAAATTCACGGCAAGAGTGTAAAGCGAACTCATGAAAACCATCCGTTGCTTTGCCTCTCTTTACGGGCTTGCGAAATCGGCCTGTGTACTCGCTCTCGTCGTGTTTCTTGTGGCGACGTTGTCTGTACGAAGTCAGGCTGGATTATTTGATTTTACTATAAAAGATGAGAAAGAACTTGGGGACAAATTCAATGTGCTTGTTCGGTCTCATCTTCAGCTCGTTGAGGATCCCTATATCATCGACTACGTTCGTGGGATAACTGATCGCATTTTACGGCAAATGCCTCCGACGCTGTTTCCTATCAAGGTTGGTGTTGTCGACGATCCATCCATGAATGCATTTGCCGCTCCTGCAGGCTATATGTATGTGTTCACGGGCCTTATACTTAATCTCGACCATGAGTCTGAGCTCGCCGCTGTCATTAGTCACGAATTGGCGCACGTTTCAGAGCGACACTTGGCGAATCGAATGGAATCGTTTCAGAAGATTTCCATTGGCGCATTGCTAGGCATGTTAGCTGGGTTGGCTGCGGGTGTTGCTTCGGGAAATTCCGATATCGGGGGGGCTGTTGCTGCCGGCTCACGTGCTTTGGGTGCCACAGCTATGTTGAAGTACAGTCGAGACGATGAACGCGAAGCCGATAAAGCTGGGTTGACGTTTCTTGTTGATGCCGGTTTTCAGCCAAACGGTATGCGCGGAGCATTCGAGACTATGCAACGCATGCGATGGTTCAAGGGGACAGGCACAATTCCGACATATTTAAGTACACACCCCGGGCTTTCCGAGCGTGTTGGATACATTGAAGATCAAATAAAGAAAATGCCAGCCAACATCCAGAATCGGCCGGAAGACGATGTGAACTTCAAGCGCGTCCAGACGTTAGTTCGGGCACGGTATACTCCTCCGAAATCTGCTTTGTCAGCTTTTAATAAGGCCGGTGATTCGACGTGTCTTGACCGTCTTGGGTTGGCCATTGCGCTTTCCAGACAAAACAACAAAAGTCCCGCCGGACCTGTATTTGAAAAGGCATTAGCCTGTGGAGGGAGCGACCCTCTGTTTTTACGCGAAGCAGGATTTTATTATCAGTCGATGCGGCAATTCGACAAAGCAGAAGGGTACTTGTCCAGAGCCGTATTGGATAATCCTCAAGATAGCCTGGCTCTTTTTGAGTATGCTCGTTTACTTTCTCAGCAACGGAAGGATGCTGATGCTATTGGTGTCATGAAAAAAGTCGTCGCGCTTGTTCCTGACAATCCTGATGTGCGTCAGGGGTATGGCCAGATACTGGGCAGTGCCGGCGAGATGTTCGGCGCGCAGCTTCAATTCGCCTATGCAGCGATGTATCGCGGGGACAAAAGAAAGACCGAGTATTTCATGGAACGCGCAGAAAAAGCCCAAGGACATAATCCTGAAAATAGTCGGGCATTGAAGCGTTTTAAAGAAGAGTACGAGAAACGTCGTGAAATATGGAAGGAACTCAAAATGGACTAGCGCCGTTTTCTTGTGACCTTATCTCCTGCTCATGCGAAAAGACAGGCGTATGTCTTTAGATACACTTTTCGGTCAAAGATATGCGCTTGCTTGTTCTCAATTCCCCGGTGAGCGCGTAAGTCTTAGAAGCTACAGCTTCCCGGAGTGTGAATATTGATCCGGTCCCGCCCCATGGATTTCGCTTGATACAAAGCTTGGTCTGAGGAACTGAGCAACGTTTTGGAATCAATGCTGTCGTCAGGAGTATGGCCGGCGATGCCAATACTCACAGTGACAACGTCGCTGACGTCGGAAGCCGAGTGCTCTATGTGAAGAGCGCCAACATTGTTTCGAATTGCTTCGGCAATGGTGACGGCTCCAGTCGGAGAGGTATCGGGGAGGATAACGACAAACTCTTCTCCACCATAACGAGCGATAAAATCACCTGGACGGCGTATTGAGGACTGAATGGCCTGGGCAACTTGTTTTAGACACGTGTCACCCTCAAGGTGACCATAGGTATCGTTGTAGCGCTTGAAGAAATCAATATCGATCATCATGACCGATAAGGGCTTTTTTTCCCTTTTAGAGCGGCGCCATTCCCGACCGTACGTATCTTCAAAACTGCGACGATTCGCGACGTTGGTCAACCCGTCGAGGTTAGAAAGTTCATGGAGTCGGCGCGTCAAATTTTCGAGTTGACGCTCACGGGCTTTGCGTTGATCCATTTCTTGCTTCAGTTTGAGAACGGAGCCGACCCGCGCACGGAGCTCTATTTTGCTGACAGGTTTATTAATGTAATCAATTGCCCCGGCTTCAAAGGCGCGTTCAAGACTATCTTCTTCATCTTTGACCGTTACCATAATGATCGGCACATCTCGAAGTTGTGGATCATTTTTAATGGCTCTTGTGGCTTCAATGCCATTGAGTCCCGGCATGACGATATCCATAAGAATTAAGTCTATCGGCGGTTGTGTCTCTGGCGACTCCTTCTTCGCTAGGTGAAGAAATTCAAGAGCTTCAGTTGCTGCATTGGTCCGGACAAGGTCATGATATCCAGCTCCATGGAGAATGGTTTCCAGCAGCATGAGCGACGTTTCGGAATCATCGACCAAGAGAATTTTCATGACGGACTCTCGCTCTCTGACACGGGGTTGAATACTAGCGTCATAGAGAAACTATTGTGCTCCAGAAGGTGTTGGCTCGACGGGCAGGGGCGTCGGCGTGCCGGACATATCTTGTAATATTTCAAATTTGGTGATTTTGATTTGTTTGACGTTGTCACCGCTTCCCGTTTCCGTAAAGGATTCATCGATTGTTGCGGTGATTTGGACTTCGATCCCCAGAACGTCAGCAGGATCTTGCACTGACGCAACAGGAATATAGATTGTATTCGGATGTTGGTTGGATTTGAATTGAACCATGCCTTCGTGTTGCTTGAATACGCCTGTCATTGTGAGAGCCTTTTGAGCAAAACTTGTCACTGAAACAAAAAGCAAGGTGATAGCGATAAACATGGCAAGAATGAACGATTTCATAGTATTCCTGTCTATATTAAAGTGATTGTTTTAAGGCACAATATTTATTTCACGGCAGACACAGTACTGTCAATTCCTATACTGATGTTATCACCCGATGTGAGAATTAAGTGTGCCTAATTGGCGGAGTGACTCATATAGAATAATAGAGGCTGCATTCGCGAGGTTGAGGCTACGGACTTCGCCAAAGATTGGGATTGCAATACATTGTGTCGGATCGGTGAGGAACGATTCCGGGAGCCCTTTGGATTCAGCGCCGAAAAGAAGCGCATCATTTTCCTGATAGGCGAATTTATGGTAAGGAACGGCGCCATGGCCACGATGCTGTGACGTTGTCGCAACAAAGCGTAAATGCGCATTGGCTTTGGCAAATGCAGAAAAATCGGGCCAGACCGAAAGATTGACATGGGGCCAATAATCGAGGCCGGCTCTTTTTAAATATTTATCTTCCAGCTTGAAACCGAGTGGTTCAATAAGGTGTAAGGGAATGCGAGTTGCAGCGCATAAGCGAGCGATGCTGCCTGTATTAGGAGGAATTTCAGGCTCGTACAAAACGATACATGGCATGGGAAAACATCCGTTGTTGCTTGACTTTGTTTCTTCTTGAAGCGAAAAGCACGGCCAACGGGGAAAAGAAAAAGCCCCGTTGCCGGGGCTTGATGTTTCGGTGGTGGGCGGTCGGGGATTTGAACCCCGGACTTCCACCGTGTGAAGATGGCACTCTAACCACTGAGTTAACCGCCCATTTGTCAATTTGCCTGAAACCATCGGGATTGGCAAGCCTTTTTTGTGCATGTCCCGAAAAAAATGAACTAAAGGAGCATCATGCGACTTCTTGTCACCGGTGGCTGCGGATTTATCGGAGCCAACTATATCCATCTCGTGATGCGGGAACAGCCTGAAGACGTCATCGTCAACCTCGATAAGCTCACTTATGCCGGCAATCCTGAAAATATGGTCGACATAGAGCGGGAATTTGGAGGGGAACGCTATTTTTTCGTACAGGGCGATATTGGGAACGTCGAGCTCGTTTCGCATATTCTTCGGACACACAAGATTGATGCTGTGGTGAACTTTGCAGCTGAATCCCATGTTGACCGCTCAATAGACGATTGTTCTCCATTTATTGAGACGAATGTCGTTGGTACAAAAAACCTTCTTGAGGCGAGCCGGAAATACGGTGTTGACCGATTTGTCCATGTTTCGACAGATGAAGTTTATGGAACGCTTGGAGAAGACGGGCAATTCAGCGAAGAAAGCCCGCTTGCTCCCAACAGTCCGTATTCTGCTTCCAAGGCTTCCTCTGATATGTTGTGTCGGGCATTTTTTGAGACGCATGATTTCCCTGTTGTCATCACACGGTGCTCCAATAACTACGGTCCGTATCAGTTTCCGGAAAAACTTATTCCTTTGATGTACTCCAAAGCCAAGGGCGGTGAATCTTTACCTGTCTATGGAGACGGCCAAAACGTACGCGACTGGATTTATGTTGCCGACCATTGTCGAGGTGTCGATTTGGCATTGCGCAAGGGACGCCTCGGTGCCGTGTATAACTTTGGCGGCGCAGCGGAAATGAAGAATATTGATGTCGTGAAAACAATTCTTTCTGCCCTCGGAAAATCTGAAGATCTCATTACATACGTGAAAGATCGTCCTGGACATGATCGACGGTATGCCATGAATTTTGACCTTGCAGCCAAGGAACTTGGTTTTGCACCGAGTCTGAATTTTGCTGCAGGTATTCAAGAAACGATCGACTGGTATGAGCAAAATAGTGCATGGCTTGAGGGAGTAGAAAGCGGTGCATATCGCTCGTTCATGAACCGTTGGTACGGAGAACGATCATGATTCCGGGGAGGGTCGTTGTTCTTGGCGGCAAGCGCGGCTTGCTCGGTATGCCGTTGACCCGAACACTTACAGAGGCCGGGTACGAGGTTGTTCCTACAGGGCGAGATACCCTCGATGTGTTTGACGAGTCGGCTGTCGCTCGACTTTTGAATGATTTCAAGCCGGACTATGTTTTCAATACGATAGCCTATACAGCCGTTGACCAAGCCGAAGATGAACCGGTGGAAGCAGCAAAGCTCAATAAGACACTCCCTCGTTTACTTGGTCAAATATGTCTGGATCACGGGAGTTGCCTTGTTCATTACAGCACGGACTTTGTTTTTGATGGAACAAAGACCGAACCCTATGTTGAGACCGATCCTGTTAACCCGCAATCCGTGTACGGAAAGACCAAGCTCGAAGGGGAGTTGGCCCTGGCCGATATGGGGATGGAGCATTTTTTATGTTTGCGCACCGCGTGGTTGTTCGGACCGGGAAAAATCAACTTTGTGGAAAAAATTCTTGGTTATGCAAGGGAGCGTGATGTTTTGCGTATCGTGCATGACCAGGTGGGGTCACCGACATCCACCATTGATCTCTCCTCTATGAGCTTGGCTTTGATCAAAGCGAATGCTCGTGGATTGTTTCATACAGTTGGAGGTGGCAAGGCGAGTTGGTGTGAACTCACCAGTGAGGCTGTAGCGGCAGCCGGCGTCAACTGTCGTGTTGAACCAATTATGTCAGATGAATTTCCACAAAAAGCGAAACGCCCAGCGTACTCCGTCCTTTCCACGCAAAAATTGACCGAGGTGACCGGGTTCACCCCAAGACCCTGGGTACAGTCCTTGCGGGAGTATGTTTACGGTTTCCTCGCATAACCCTTCTCCAACATTACAGAATACGCAAAGAAAGCATCCGGTCAGTCGGATGCTTTTTTTTATGCGTTGAACCAACCAGACGGCATATTTCGAAGAGGGAGTGGATCCAGTGATATCATTTTCTTTTAATGAATTTTCATCGACTTATGGGCGCTCATTTATTTGTCCAACAATTGAGCCGGGTTGACAGGGGGCACAACCGTTGTTACCTCCTTTGGCACTCAAAGAGGAAGAGTGCTAAGAGAGGTGGAAGCATGACTCTGACGGAGCGGGAACTTATTGTTTTACATTCGATCGTCGATACATATATCGCCGATGCCCAGCCCGTGGGGTCGCGTACTGTGGCCAAGACCTGTCCGCTCAAGCTGTCAGCCGCCAGTATACGAAATATCATGGCGGATTTGACAGATAAGGATTATTTGGCCCAACCGCATACGTCGGCCGGTCGTGTACCGACAGCACGTGCTTTTCGTTTATATCTCGATGAGATCATGAAGCAACGCCCGCTCTCCAATTTGGAGAAAGAGCGTATCATGATTGCGCTTGGGAAGGCTGGTCTGGAAATCGGCGATATTTTACGCCAAGCATCACGGGTATTGTCGGATACGTCACTGCAGGTTGGAATGGTGATTGCGCCGCGCCACACGAATATTCGGTGGCGTCGAATTGAGTTCGAACTCATCAAGCCGGGCTTGATTGTGGTGATGCTCATTTTGCAAGGGGGCATCGTTAAAAAACAGGTTATTGCCGTCGAGAAGGATATTACATCCAATGACTTAGTGAAGTTCGGCAACTACTTGAATTATCTTTTCCAGAATATGACGGTGGCAGAAGCGCGAGGGCGCATTGTCGCAGAGCTCAATGGAGCCAAAAGGGAACTGGACCGACTGTGTCACAAAGCATTGACGTTGGCGCTCTTGACATTCGAGGAAGACGAAGAGCCTGAAGTCTACGTTGAGGGCCGAGCCAATATTCTCGCGCAGCCTGAATTCTCCGACGCGACAGCGATGCGAGAATTGCTCTGTATTTTGGAAGAACATAATACTTTATTGCAGATTCTTGATACGACCGTACGAGAGTACAAGACTGCTGTTGTCATTGGTGAAGAAAGTCATCTTGATGAATTCAGTGTACTCGGTATCATTGCCGCGCCGTATGGGCCGGAATCGGCTCCATTAGGCACTGTTGGGCTCATTGGTCCTGTTCGTATGGACTATTGCCGTTTGGTTCCTATGGTACATTACACGGCAAGGACGTTAACCCAACTGTTGACAAAACACTTTTGAGTTCAAAAAGAATTGTGACGCCTTGTCCATGACAGAAAGAATGATTCGTTTGGGCAGAATGGCTTTCAACAACGTAAAAAAACGGATATGTCGGAATGAGCATTCCACAAATCCGTTATTTCCTATGTGAAGGAGAACCATACATGGTAGATGCAGACAAGGAAACCGTCCGTGAAGAGCTTTCGAAGGACGTTCCCGAGTCCGAAGACCAGGTGGAGATTTCCATGTCTCCCGAGGAAGAGATTGAAACGTTGCGGGAACAGCTCAAGGTCGAAAGCGAACGCAGGTTGCGTGCCATGGCGGACGCTGAGAACCTCAAGCGTCGCTTGACGCGGGAGAAGGAAGAGTTTGTCAAATATGCTGCAGAAACAGTGTTGCGCGACATTTTACCCGCTCTCGACAATCTTGATCTGGCGCTGACCCATGGTCGCGGCAACGAAGCATGTAAAGATTTCGTCATGGGCGTGGAGATGACGCGCAAAGCATTGATGGATGCGCTCAAAGGGCATGGTGTTGCCGAATTCGGCGAAATTGGTGAGGCCTTCGACCCCGCCTTTCACGAGGCTTTGGGACTCATGGCGCGTCCTGACCTGGATCAGGATTGTGTGGCTGAAGTCGTGCAGAAAGGATTTCGTTTGCACGACCGGTTACTGCGCGCTGCGAAGGTGATGGTCAACAAAACATCATAAAAAAAATCAGATGTGCCCCTTTACAATCCGGAAAGGGGAATTAAAATGCTGGTTTGTGTGAGCGCATTCCCGCAGAGCGATGGCATGCGCCTGCGGCATCCATTATACATTTTCGATTTTGAGGAGGATAAATACATATGGGCAAAATTATCGGTATCGACCTCGGTACGACCAACTCGTGCGTTTATGTTATGGAAGGGAAAGACCCGAAATGTGTCTCCAACCCCGAGGGTGGCCGTACCACCCCTTCGGTGGTGGGATTCACCAAAGAACGCCTTGTCGGTGAAATCGCCAAACGTCAGGCCGTGACGAACCCGGACAAGACCGTTTTCGCAATTAAACGTCTTATGGGCCGGAAATTTGATTCTCCCGAAGTTTCCCGTTGGCTGGATCACTGCCCGTACAAGATTGTCTCTGGCAATAACGGTGACGCGTATGTCGAAGTGGACGGTAAAAAATACAGCCCGTCTGAAGTTTCGGCCATGATTCTACAAAAGCTGAAAAAAGACGCGGAAACCTACCTTGGTGAGTCCGTGACCGAAGCAGTTATTACGGTTCCGGCATACTTTAATGACTCGCAGCGTCAGGCTACGAAAGACGCCGGACGTATTGCCGGTCTCGAAGTGAAGCGCATCATCAACGAACCGACAGCTGCTTCGCTCGCTTACGGATTTGACAA harbors:
- the rho gene encoding transcription termination factor Rho, with product MNLSDLKTKSMPELMELASEFNVENPSGMRKQELIFSILQNCASQNGSIFGEGVLEILPDGFGFLRSPMYSYMPGPDDIYVSPSQIRRFGLRKGDVVSGQIRPPKEGERYFALLRVNEIGFAPPEASKNIVLFDNLTPLYPDRRFTMENGDKNYSSRVIDLLTPIGFGQRGLIVAPPRTGKTMLLQTIANSINANHPEVFLIVLLIDERPEEVTDMERTVSAEVVSSTFDESPQRHVQVAEMVIEKAKRLVERKRDVVILLDSITRLGRAYNAVTPSSGRVLSGGLDANALQRPKRFFGAARNMEAGGSLTIIATALIDTGSRMDEVIFEEFKGTGNMDLYLDRHLAEKRVFPAIDINRSGTRKEELLLPDDVLNRVWILRKLLSPMNSIDSMDFLLDKMRGTKNNREFLDIMNK
- a CDS encoding ribose-phosphate diphosphokinase; protein product: MGAHGDLKILTGTANPALATAICDHLGCSLLPAKVTTFSDGEIRIEVGANVRGSDVFVVQPTCSPVNHNLMELLLILDALKRASARRVTAVMPYYGYARQDRKVVPRAPISARLVADMLSTAGMNRLLTIDLHAGQIQGFFNVPVDNLYAAPILADYFKDDAISDLMVVSPDAGGVERARAFAKRLSGGLAIIDKRREAPNQAKAMNVIGDVTDKTCVVLDDMIDTAGTICQAGQVLMDNGAKAVYACASHAVLSGQAVERLEQSPFSQVIFTNSIPLNAAARACSKIKVLSVAGILAKAIHNIHTESSVSVLFT
- a CDS encoding CarD family transcriptional regulator, translating into MFSVDQLVVYPAQGVGKVERIETQEIGGASADFFIVRILSNNVTLMVPVMNADNVGLRPLCSREQGEVILESLKDRSDFTGYTGQNWNRRYREYSEKLKSGDLADVAYVLKELLLIGENKELSFGERRLLEQATSLLTLELALALDKEQDDIKSVINELFADVLQDKPLE
- a CDS encoding 50S ribosomal protein L25 translates to MSQSFSLNVKSRAETGKGPNRRLRQESMVPGIYYNSEGENIQITAESKALRKVLQKAGYSRLVELSINDDAARPTLIWKVQRHPFKNEFIHVDFYGVDMDKDITVSIPVEVKGRAKGVVQGGKLEIYHERINITCLPGIIPEKVVLDVTPLGINSFIGIKEIELPEGVSAVFTDNFAVVGVILPKRASETAGEAAEEE
- a CDS encoding tRNA (cytidine(34)-2'-O)-methyltransferase → MPCIVLYEPEIPPNTGSIARLCAATRIPLHLIEPLGFKLEDKYLKRAGLDYWPHVNLSVWPDFSAFAKANAHLRFVATTSQHRGHGAVPYHKFAYQENDALLFGAESKGLPESFLTDPTQCIAIPIFGEVRSLNLANAASIILYESLRQLGTLNSHIG
- a CDS encoding M48 family metallopeptidase — protein: MKTIRCFASLYGLAKSACVLALVVFLVATLSVRSQAGLFDFTIKDEKELGDKFNVLVRSHLQLVEDPYIIDYVRGITDRILRQMPPTLFPIKVGVVDDPSMNAFAAPAGYMYVFTGLILNLDHESELAAVISHELAHVSERHLANRMESFQKISIGALLGMLAGLAAGVASGNSDIGGAVAAGSRALGATAMLKYSRDDEREADKAGLTFLVDAGFQPNGMRGAFETMQRMRWFKGTGTIPTYLSTHPGLSERVGYIEDQIKKMPANIQNRPEDDVNFKRVQTLVRARYTPPKSALSAFNKAGDSTCLDRLGLAIALSRQNNKSPAGPVFEKALACGGSDPLFLREAGFYYQSMRQFDKAEGYLSRAVLDNPQDSLALFEYARLLSQQRKDADAIGVMKKVVALVPDNPDVRQGYGQILGSAGEMFGAQLQFAYAAMYRGDKRKTEYFMERAEKAQGHNPENSRALKRFKEEYEKRREIWKELKMD
- a CDS encoding GGDEF domain-containing response regulator, translating into MKILLVDDSETSLMLLETILHGAGYHDLVRTNAATEALEFLHLAKKESPETQPPIDLILMDIVMPGLNGIEATRAIKNDPQLRDVPIIMVTVKDEEDSLERAFEAGAIDYINKPVSKIELRARVGSVLKLKQEMDQRKARERQLENLTRRLHELSNLDGLTNVANRRSFEDTYGREWRRSKREKKPLSVMMIDIDFFKRYNDTYGHLEGDTCLKQVAQAIQSSIRRPGDFIARYGGEEFVVILPDTSPTGAVTIAEAIRNNVGALHIEHSASDVSDVVTVSIGIAGHTPDDSIDSKTLLSSSDQALYQAKSMGRDRINIHTPGSCSF
- the pth gene encoding aminoacyl-tRNA hydrolase, with translation MAFDGLLVGLGNPGEKYEHTRHNFGFWVVDAFLAELNRLGEDVRPISFGKETLLYESRLSPGGMRLLLAKPQTFMNRSGMAVAKIANFFKLDPLHVLVAHDELDLPVGRLKFKHGGGTAGHNGLKSIATSLGTPDFFRLRLGVSRPEPGRDVAGYVLNKPAPQEKQAVDAVVEEAVRGVFLFFESGFEKAVTSVNGYNACP